The following proteins come from a genomic window of Miscanthus floridulus cultivar M001 chromosome 2, ASM1932011v1, whole genome shotgun sequence:
- the LOC136521586 gene encoding uncharacterized protein, whose product MATSPSASSSSAPTASAAAAATMAAEATDGPVLSVVSKRLRALRKKYNRITQMEESLAAGKTLNREQEEVLRSKPVVAALIDELERLRPPLASAVAEELSSRPAPAPAPAAAAASSSDSDSSVQDLLALIYFGSLFDVKQQSDFVSLVYASELERSSCLTYDYVGDDPEDSLAETDLNAVSALASLAASRPPAAAGVSHRDALQACAHHARLWLRRADEPIHPDSTITYAGVRAKLDRIMASGYYTAQLEMRPPLDLAAAVASFGGGVQVQESMVVSPQAPEAVEENLAVEGHKDEKEDSQATEIYSDHQAPPVVDVEHVEDEGLVNPTDEVPSAEAEQETFDADVEDQEQKDQQFTQRRSYQNQRGGGRGGGRRGNPNGRGGRGGRGGGYQNGRGGGGYQNGRGGGGGYYYESGYYQPRNYNNRGRGGRSGGGNSYYNNHGGGAQGGGHGHPGRVELGANA is encoded by the exons ATGGCCACCTCCCCatccgcctcgtcctcctccgctccgaccgcctccgccgccgctgcggCCACGATGGCTGCCGAGGCCACCGACGGGCCGGTGCTCAGCGTAGTATCGAAGCGTCTCCGCGCGCTGCGGAAGAAGTACAACCGCATCACGCAGATGGAGGAGTCGCTCGCCGCCGGCAAGACGCTCAACCGAGAGCAGGAGGAGGTTCTCCGCTCCAAGCCCGTCGTCGCCGCTCTGATCGACGAGCTCGAGCGCCTCCGTCCCCCGCTCGCATCCGCCGTCGCGGAGGAGCTCTCCTCCCGCCCCGCCCCCGCccctgcccccgccgccgccgccgcttcctccTCCGACTCAGATTCGTCAGTCCAGGACCTCCTCGCGCTCATCTACTTCGGCTCCCTCTTCGACGTCAAGCAGCAAAGCGACTTCGTCTCTTTGGTTTACGCGAGCGAGCTCGAGCGGAGCAGCTGCCTCACTTATGACTACGTCGGGGATGATCCGGAGGACAGTCTCGCGGAGACCGATCTGAACGCGGTTTCTGCCCTTGCCTCCCTCGCCGCGTCGCGCCCTCCAGCTGCAGCCGGAGTCTCGCACCGTGACGCCCTTCAGGCTTGTGCCCATCACGCCCGCCTCTGGCTCCGCCGTGCGGATGAACCCATTCACCCTGACTCCACCATCACAT ATGCTGGGGTGAGGGCAAAGCTGGATAGGATCATGGCATCGGGCTACTACACAGCTCAGCTAGAAATGAGGCCACCATTGGATCTGGCTGCTGCAGTGGCAAGCTTTGGAGGAGGTGTGCAGGTGCAGGAGAGTATGGTTGTGTCACCTCAGGCACCGGAAGCAGTTGAGGAGAACCTGGCTGTTGAAGGGCACAAG GATGAGAAGGAAGATTCTCAGGCAACTGAAATCTACAGTGATCATCAGGCTCCTCCTGTTGTTGACGTTGAACACGTG GAGGATGAAGGCCTGGTGAATCCAACTGATGAAGTTCCTTCAGCTGAGGCAGAGCAGGAGACATTTGATGCTGATGTGGAAGATCAGGAACAAAAAGACCAACAATTCACCCAGCGGCGGTCTTACCAGAACCAGCGTGGTGGTGGTCGTGGTGGCGGCAGGAGGGGCAATCCTAATGGCCGTGGAGGGCGTGGTGGCCGAGGCGGCGGGTACCAGAATGGCCGTGGGGGTGGCGGATACCAGAACGGCCGTGGCGGAGGCGGTGGGTACTACTATGAATCTGGATACTACCAGCCAAGGAACTACAACAACAGAGGCCGGGGTGGTCGCTCGGGCGGTGGCAACTCTTACTACAACAACCATGGTGGAGGTGCACAGGGAGGCGGCCATGGGCATCCTGGGAGAGTTGAGCTGGGTGCAAACGCCTAG